TGATCATCTTCTGACGTGGTGATAGCTTACCTCCTGCCATTTCTTATTATTTTTCTTTTTACCTAGTTAATAAATATTATTTCAAAAAATTATCCCACTGAATAAATTTATGCTGTACGCATAGCTGTAAGCATTCCGCCATATATGTTATTCAATGAACTTAGGCTTTTAGAAAGGGCATTCATATTGTCTTTTAGATTCAAGGCATCATTCTTTGTAGATTCTAAACTCTCCATAGCCTCTGAAAGGTTACCTACAAATCTATTTAGATTTCTAATATGATTATTTGCATCCTGCAATTCTATCTGATATATAGAATTTAGCTGGGTTAAATTTTTGGTAACTAGTTGAATTTGTTCTTGATATTCTTGTGTACCTGCAGTAGAAATAGCTAAACTTTTAGCATTTTCCGCACTTTTCTCAAAGACTGTCTGCAGAGAAGCTAGAGAAGAAGAAGCATTACGAGCCGCTTCACTATAGCCTTCTGTTGCGTTGGCTACATCTGCTACGCTATTCATAGAACTGATATTATTACTCAATTTTTCTAAATTTTCTCCCAATCTAGATAGCATATCATTATCAAAGTTCCCTTTAGATAAAGCATTATCTAAAGCCATTAGTGACCCTCCAGCAGAGGCACCACCACCATAGGCACC
The nucleotide sequence above comes from Chitinophagales bacterium. Encoded proteins:
- the gldL gene encoding gliding motility protein GldL: MAKKVGGFKKIIAMAYGIGAAIVILGALFKIMHWPGANEMLIAGMGTEVLIFLISAFEPTFEDYQWERVYPHLMDENSIEVFKGEGGYGEGGGAYGGGASAGGSLMALDNALSKGNFDNDMLSRLGENLEKLSNNISSMNSVADVANATEGYSEAARNASSSLASLQTVFEKSAENAKSLAISTAGTQEYQEQIQLVTKNLTQLNSIYQIELQDANNHIRNLNRFVGNLSEAMESLESTKNDALNLKDNMNALSKSLSSLNNIYGGMLTAMRTA